One region of Pangasianodon hypophthalmus isolate fPanHyp1 chromosome 15, fPanHyp1.pri, whole genome shotgun sequence genomic DNA includes:
- the sap30l gene encoding histone deacetylase complex subunit SAP30L, producing the protein MMNGFSTEEESPEGPGLTPLFPQSCCCLLEGGERCGRAAGNASFSKRIQKSISQKKLKLDIDKSVRHLYICDFHKNFIQSVRNKRKRKTSDDGGESPDHDVEVPEVDLFQLQVNTLRRYKRHYKIQTRPGLNKAQLAETVSRHFRNIPVNEKETLTYFIYMVKSSKSRLDQKSEGSKQLE; encoded by the exons atgatgaACGGGTTCAGCACGGAGGAGGAGAGCCCCGAGGGCCCGGGCCTGACCCCGCTGTTCCCgcagagctgctgctgtctgCTGGAGGGAGGAGAGCGCTGCGGCCGGGCCGCCGGTAACGCCTCCTTCAGCAAGAGGATCCAGAAGAGCATCTCTCAGAAAAAACTCAAACTGGACATCGACAAGAGC GTCagacacctgtacatctgcgaCTTCCACAAAAACTTCATCCAGAGCGTGCGCAACAAGCGGAAGAGGAAAACCAGCGATGATGGAGGAGAGTCTCCTGATCACGACGTTGAAGTTCCGGAG gtggatCTGTTCCAGCTGCAGGTGAACACACTGCGCCGTTATAAACGACATTACAAAATCCAAACCAGACCCGGACTCAACAAAGCCCAACTggcagag acggTGAGTCGTCATTTCCGGAACATTCCGGTGAACGAGAAGGAAACGCTGACGTACTTTATTTATATGGTGAAGAGCAGTAAGAGCCGACTGGACCAGAAATCAGAGGGAAGTAAACAGCTGGAGTAA
- the LOC117599197 gene encoding heart- and neural crest derivatives-expressed protein 1-like, producing the protein MNLIGSYHHLHPRPHHHHGFAHETTVPFAARCHEDAHHPHPHPPHRRPGARAGQTRHLDPHARAPAPARRRHRVAVCPRERARSSRRPRAERRRSASMNKAFAELRELIPHVPADTKLSKMKTLRLAAGYIAHLTDILHAHTGAPGARDTDSVIQHTDGDGTGSRSSSTELEAQVTSAAPCLPNQAPPLLTPPTFTVIGQ; encoded by the exons ATGAATCTGATCGGAAGCtaccatcatcttcatcctcgtcctcatcatcatcacggtTTTGCGCACGAGACTACTGTACCGTTCGCGGCGCGCTGTCACGAGGACGcgcatcatcctcatcctcatcctcctcaccGCAGGCCCGGGGCTCGCGCAGGACAAACCCGGCACCTTGATCCGCACGCGCGCGCTCCCGCTCCCGCTCGGCGCCGTCACCGGGTCGCGGTGTGTCCTCGGGAGCGCGCGCGCAGCAGCAGAAGGCCGCGGGCGGAGCGGCGGCGCAGCGCGAGCATGAACAAGGCGTTTGCGGAGCTGCGCGAGCTCATCCCGCACGTTCCCGCAGACACCAAACTGTCCAAAATGAAAACCCTGAGACTGGCCGCCGGGTACATCGCTCACCTGACCGACATCCTGCACGCGCACACCGGAGCCCCGGGGGCACGAGACACG gactcTGTAATCCAGCACACTGATGGAGATGGAACAGGAAGTCGGTCTTCTTCGACGGAGTTGGAAGCTCAAGTGACATCAGCAGCTCCGTGTTTACCAAACCAGGCCCCTCCCCTTCTGACTCCGCCCACTTTTacagtgattggtcagtag
- the zgc:56585 gene encoding 15-hydroxyprostaglandin dehydrogenase [NAD(+)] isoform X1, with translation MSRRSGVQSVFQFIPKVFSGVEPRMLKGKVAVVSGSAQGLGKAFTHILLENGAQVAMLDVNEELGQELQVQLNQQYGSDRTQFYKADVSSDQQFTDVFQKILSKFGRIDIFCNNAGIADEKNWEKTVSINLSGVVRGTYLALDHMKKQNGGNGGVIINTASLAGLGPLPSAPIYTATKYGVVGFTRALSVASQALDYGVRINALCPSFVRTSLIDAFKQEDKTGQFHSLFSITETMMEKFPFIEAEKVAEAFLLLVKDESVNGVALVVKNEGAAYVKFPKEVETTPISL, from the exons atgtcgaggaggtctggggttcagtcggtgttccagttcatcccaaaggtgttcagtggggttgag CCCAGGATGCTGAAGGGAAAAGTGGCTGTAGTGAGCGGATCGGCTCAGGGTTTGGGAAAAGCCTTCACACACATCCTGCTGGAAAACGGAGCTCAG GTGGCCATGCTGGATGTGAATGAGGAGTTGGGTCAGGAGCTGCAGGTCCAGTTGAATCAGCAGTACGGATCGGACCGGACGCAGTTCTATAAAGCAGATGTATCATCGGATCAGCAGTTTACAG ACGTGTTCCAGAAGATTCTCAGTAAATTCGGCCGCATCGACATATTCTGCAACAACGCAGGAATCGCTGATGAGAAGAACTGGGAGAAAACCGTGTCCATAAACTTG tcaggAGTGGTGAGAGGAACGTATTTGGCCCTGGATCACATGAAAAAGCAGAACGGTGGAAACGGAGGCGTTATCATCAACACAGCATCACTGGCAG gtcttGGTCCTCTCCCATCAGCTCCAATCTACACAGCGACCAAATACGGTGTGGTGGGATTCACCCGCGCGCTCTCT gtggcGTCTCAGGCCTTAGATTACGGCGTGAGGATTAACGCTCTGTGTCCGAGTTTCGTCAGGACATCGCTGATCGACGCGTTTAAACAAGAGGACAAAACAGGACAATTTCACAGTCTTTTTTCAATCACAGAGACTATGATGGAAAAATTCCCCTTCATCGa ggcggAGAAGGTGGCGGAGGCGTTCCTCCTCTTGGTGAAGGATGAGAGTGTGAACGGAGTGGCTCTTGTGGTGAAGAATGAAGGTGCAGCGTACGTCAAGTTCCCTAAAGAAGTGGAGACCACGCCCATCTctctgtaa
- the zgc:56585 gene encoding 15-hydroxyprostaglandin dehydrogenase [NAD(+)] isoform X2 produces MLKGKVAVVSGSAQGLGKAFTHILLENGAQVAMLDVNEELGQELQVQLNQQYGSDRTQFYKADVSSDQQFTDVFQKILSKFGRIDIFCNNAGIADEKNWEKTVSINLSGVVRGTYLALDHMKKQNGGNGGVIINTASLAGLGPLPSAPIYTATKYGVVGFTRALSVASQALDYGVRINALCPSFVRTSLIDAFKQEDKTGQFHSLFSITETMMEKFPFIEAEKVAEAFLLLVKDESVNGVALVVKNEGAAYVKFPKEVETTPISL; encoded by the exons ATGCTGAAGGGAAAAGTGGCTGTAGTGAGCGGATCGGCTCAGGGTTTGGGAAAAGCCTTCACACACATCCTGCTGGAAAACGGAGCTCAG GTGGCCATGCTGGATGTGAATGAGGAGTTGGGTCAGGAGCTGCAGGTCCAGTTGAATCAGCAGTACGGATCGGACCGGACGCAGTTCTATAAAGCAGATGTATCATCGGATCAGCAGTTTACAG ACGTGTTCCAGAAGATTCTCAGTAAATTCGGCCGCATCGACATATTCTGCAACAACGCAGGAATCGCTGATGAGAAGAACTGGGAGAAAACCGTGTCCATAAACTTG tcaggAGTGGTGAGAGGAACGTATTTGGCCCTGGATCACATGAAAAAGCAGAACGGTGGAAACGGAGGCGTTATCATCAACACAGCATCACTGGCAG gtcttGGTCCTCTCCCATCAGCTCCAATCTACACAGCGACCAAATACGGTGTGGTGGGATTCACCCGCGCGCTCTCT gtggcGTCTCAGGCCTTAGATTACGGCGTGAGGATTAACGCTCTGTGTCCGAGTTTCGTCAGGACATCGCTGATCGACGCGTTTAAACAAGAGGACAAAACAGGACAATTTCACAGTCTTTTTTCAATCACAGAGACTATGATGGAAAAATTCCCCTTCATCGa ggcggAGAAGGTGGCGGAGGCGTTCCTCCTCTTGGTGAAGGATGAGAGTGTGAACGGAGTGGCTCTTGTGGTGAAGAATGAAGGTGCAGCGTACGTCAAGTTCCCTAAAGAAGTGGAGACCACGCCCATCTctctgtaa